Part of the Acidobacteriota bacterium genome, GCCTCGGTTACGGCCTTAATATCCTTCGGGTGAAAGGCGTGAAGATCGAGCGAATCCGTTATCTCAAGCTCGACCGTTTCCGGAAACGGGTTTTCCAGATCATCTTCCATTTCACCGGCCTTGCGTTGTGTAGTATTGTGCGATGTCCTCGGGCTGCGTGACGCGGACGCGATTGCGGTCGCGGAAAACGACGAAACGCTTCTCGTCCATTCTTCCTTCAGGATGCCGAATGCGAATCGAAAACGTCTTGTTGTCGCCCGAGCCTTCGACCCTCAGCGGCAGCGTCCCCCAAACCTCGCCGGTCGAACGCCAGACGGTGTAAAAGCTCTGATTGTATTTATCGAACGCAAGGACGAGAATGCCGTCAAAGTCCGGCTCCTCGCCGTCGATCGCTTTCGAAACATTCGTGCGTGTGAGTATCACCCAATTGCCCGGCGTCGCATTGCGGTCTGCCGTGACAGAACTGCTTTGGGCATCGCTGTCGAGCCGCTGCCAGGTGACGAACTTCCGATTGTTCTGCTGGAAAAAGGCGATCTCGCTCGGGATATCAAGTTCGACCTGTCGGCCAAAAAGCCAGCCCGCCGGAGCCGGCGAGACCGAAGGATCAAGCTTCACCAGATACCAGATGTCGTATTTCTCATCGAGCCTTTCCGGTTCGTTGGCTTCTTTCGCGGCAGCAATGTCTTCATCTACCTCGCCCCGTTGAGCGGCGGGGTCTTCGGGGTCGACGACCTGCTGTTTGGGAACAAAGTTCCAGTCCATTATTTCGAAGTTCGAACCATTCGATAACCGAAAAAGCACATTTTCTGCATTCACTTCAGGCCCGAGACGAAGGTTTGACGCCGCTCTCAGTTTTCCGGCTGCCTGTGGAGACTGGTCCTTGAACTGCTCAGCTAGCTTTTGCGACCGCTCGAGCACTTCGCTTGTGATGACGTTCTGTGCCTCGATCCAGCCTTCGGTGTTTTCCTCATCGCGAGCCCGGACGCGGTACCAGATCACCTTCTCAAACTCCATCTGGTCGAGCACATCGAGCCGCTCGCCGCGTTTTACCTCAAGAAGGTCCGCCGCGACGACCGCATACGACGTGCGGATCTGCGCCGTTTTCGCGATCACGATCGCCGTATCGGAGAGCCCGACCGCCTGCGAGAACGTGTCGACGGTCGAATCTAAAAGGCTGCAGGCCGGCTGCGTGGCCACGAGCGCAATGGTAAGGATTAGGAATGCTACTTTACTTCTCATTCTGATATCTCGGTCTTCGACGCTCGCTATTATAACCCAGATCGCGGAGTATCGCCCTCTGCCGGCCGTTCGGCTTTTCGCTTAGGGTGAATCTCCGGCCGTCCCATAAAATGCCCGCCGGAAGCGCGAGCTTTCCGAGCTCAAGCCTGTCGCTTCCTTTGATGTGCCGTTCGGCGATCAGCGTTGTTTCCGGCGCTTCGCCGAGCATCCGCAGGATCGTCGCATTGCCGTCGGCCTCGCGTTCACGATTCTCGGTATAAAGCCGCTTGAGAAAACCATCCATTGAACGCTTTCCGCGGCTCGCGTCCTGCATCGCAAGGTCAAGTGCGAACGCGGTCAGGATGCCGCGGGCGTAGACGCCGGTCGAGTTTCCCGACCATCTTCCGCCGGACGACATTAGCTGCGAACCGGCCGGCATTCTCGCCTCGATCGCCGCTGCTCGCGAGAGCGTTTCAAGGAAGTTCGTGAAAGATATCCGCCCAAGCCTCGCTCCGGTCTTCAGTGAATGATAAAGCGCCGCTCCCTCGTAAAACCAGTCATAGTTCCCAGTGAGTTTGACGCCATTCGGCAGCCAGAGATGAAAAAGCTCGTGCCGAAGCTGCTCGTGCAGCCGCTGTGTCGATTGCGTTTTGAACGGCGTGTCGCCTGAGACGATCGTGACCGTTTGGCCGCGTGTTTCCGCCGCCCACTCGCCGACCCCGCCGCCTTGCGGAAACGGCAGTAGGTTGACGAGGACATTCTCCGCCGGGCCGCGGTCGAAGAGCTTCTCATATTCCTCCGCGATCTCGCGGAGCATCCCTTCGGCGTCCGCACGGGTGAACTGCCACTCACCCGTGATGAGCATTTCATATTTCGTGCCGCGTCTCGAGCGAAACTCGATCGGCCGTTCGCCTTCTCTTAGGATCGCGATCACGGCCCGCGAAACATCGGGGATGACCATCGAACCGTCCGGCCCGGCCTTGTATGTCGAGACCGCTCGCCAGCCTTCAGGTAGTACTACCTTGACCCGAGCCGACCGCTCACGCCTGCCCTCAAAAGGCAGCAGATCACCGAGCATCAAGAGCCCGCCCGCATTTCCGAGCCACGAAAGATGCGGTGACGCAAGGCGATTCGCGGGCGGCCGGAGATCGATATCGTAGCTCCAACGCACGGGCGGCCGCGGTGCGAGATACTCGCCCGCAACAAGCCGACGGAGCGAAAGCTCTGCACTATCCGCATCAAAAGCTTGAACTTCGCCTAGCCTCTCGCCTAAGCCCTCAACGCCCGCAACACCGAGTACGAAAGAGATATTGCTCTTCGCCGCCTGCTCATCATTGCGGACATAGCTCCCCGTCACCGCTGCCTTTTTTGCCTCGAGATCTAGCCTAATTTCGACGTCAGAGCCTTGCGCAGCGGCAAATGTAAAAATTTGTAAAATTAACAGAAATGCCCAAAATACAGCCTTGTTGAGCCTTAACCTCGTTGACACTTCACCGCGTGCAGGCATAAACTTAAAGTTTGGAAGGTACTTTGACGGGCTCTTTATCACATTTCCAAGGATAGTATGAGTGTCATCAAAATTGTAGTGTACGTCCTAGCAGTCGTGCTGAGCATCCTGTTCTTCGGCCGGTTCTTTTTCTAAGAAACGGCGGGGCATAGGGTAGCAATTATGCTGAGCCCTCGACGCTCGCAGGTCATATTCATGCTTCAATCGGCGGCCTTTCGCGGCCGCTTTTGTATTTCAAACACCTCGCAAACCCTCCGAATTTCCGCTCCGCATAACCCAAGTGGTAGAGTGTAGTTTTTATTCATTCCAGAGGGAGATCAAATGTCAGGTAACGTTAAGATCAAGCGGGCTCTAATAAGTGTTTCGGACAAGGCGGGTATAGTTGAACTTGCCCAGTATCTTCAATTGAATGGTGTCGAGATCCTCTCGACCGGCGGCACGGCCCGCTCGCTTCGCGAAAGCGGCGTCGCCGTGACGGACGTCAGCGAAGTGACCGGCTTTCCTGAAATGATGGACGGCCGCGTCAAAACGCTCCACCCGAAGATCCATGGAGCATTCCTCGCCCTCCGCGACAACGCCGAGCACGTGGCGGCGATGGAGCAGCACGGAATCGAGCCGATCGATCTCGTTGTCGTTAACCTTTACCCCTTCGAAGAAACCATCGCCAAGGAAGGCGTTTCGCTTGAGGAAGCGATCGAGAATATCGACATCGGCGGCCCGGCGATGATCCGCTCGGCTTCAAAGAACTGGCGAAGTGTCGCGGTCGTCACCGATCCGCGGCTCTATCCCGACCTCGTCGCCGAGATGAAGGAGACCGCCGGATCGCTCTCAATGGAAACACGTAAGCGGTTGGCAACGCTCGCCTACACCCGCACGGCTAGCTACGACCTCGCGATCTCGTCCTACCTTGCCGAGCAGCTCTCGGACGATGAGCTCGAACAGCTCGAGCAATTCAACCCGCTCGGCGATATGATGTTCATCGACGCCGATGACGACGAGGGCGAAGAATACGACCTGAGCAACCCGCTCCCGCCGACGCTCGACAGCATTCTCGATAAGGTAACCGACCTTCGCTACGGCGAAAACCCGCACCAGAAAGCAGCCCTCTACACCACCGGAAACGAAGGCGGCATCGCCAATGCCGAGCAGCTTCTCGGCAAGGAGATGTCGTACAACAACTACGTCGATGCCGAGGCCGCCTGGAACCTTGTGCAGGACTTCGACGACCTCGCCGTCGCGATCATCAAACACACAAATCCCTCGGGTGTCGGGCTTGGCTCGACTAATCTTGAGGCCTACCAACGAGCCCTCGCGACCGATCCCGTTTCAGCATTTGGCGGCATCGTCGCCTTTAACCGAACGGTCGATGCCGAGGCGGCCGAGGCGGTTGTAAAGGTCTTTACTGAGGTCGTCGTCGCCCCGGATTTTTCGCAGGGCGCACTCGACGTTTTTGAAACGAAAAAGAATCTCCGCGTGCTTCGCGTTCACCCGGAGATGGGAGCGACCGGGCTTGAGGTCCGTCAGATCACAGGCGGGATGCTCGTCCAGCAAACCGATTCGCACCGCCTTGCCGAGGACATGCTCCGCATCGTCAGCAACCGCCGGCCGACCGAGGACGAGATCCGCGAGATGCTCTTCGCCTGGACCGTCTGCAAGCATGTGAAATCAAATGCGATCGTTCTTGCCGCAGGCGGCCGCACCATCGGCGTCGGTGCCGGACAGATGAACCGCGTCGATTCCGTCCGCATCGCAGCGATGCGGGCCGAACGCTTCGAGCTCCCGGTCAAGGGCTCGGTGCTCGCTTCGGACGCCTTCTTCCCGTTCCGCGATAACGTTGACGAGGCAGCAAAAATTGGCGTCGCGGCGATAATTCAGCCCGGCGGCTCGGTTAAGGACGAAGAATCGATCGACGCGGCGAACGAACACGGCATCGTGATGGCATTCACCGGTATCCGTCATTTTAAGCACTAGTGTTAAACAAGTTTGTTAATGTTTTACCTTAACTTTTTCTTGACATCCGTCTAAGACTGTTTTACTATTCCCAAATACAGGACAACTGAAGCAACGCCCGGAGGGTTTGCGTAAAGCAAATCTCCGGGTCTTTATTTTTCCCCGGTATTGCATCCGCCCGTCACTTGTGTCATATTTCCCGCTGAATCCGCCTCACAGATTGCCTCTCACCGCATGTTCGCTCCCGTACAGCTTGGCCGCTCGGGTGATCAAACCGTCGGCTGCTCGCAAACTTCCCTGTTTTTGTTCGAACCGAAACACTTGGAGGCAACTAGAATGAAACTATTCACTTTTATCATCGCCGCTTCGCTGGCCTTCGTCTCGGCATGCGGCGGCCCGGCGGCAAATACGGGCAACACGGCGGCAAACGCCAATGCCGCTAACGCGACGGCCGCCAAACCCGCGGCACCGACCAAGGAGGCATTCATCGAAATGGA contains:
- the purH gene encoding bifunctional phosphoribosylaminoimidazolecarboxamide formyltransferase/IMP cyclohydrolase; amino-acid sequence: MSGNVKIKRALISVSDKAGIVELAQYLQLNGVEILSTGGTARSLRESGVAVTDVSEVTGFPEMMDGRVKTLHPKIHGAFLALRDNAEHVAAMEQHGIEPIDLVVVNLYPFEETIAKEGVSLEEAIENIDIGGPAMIRSASKNWRSVAVVTDPRLYPDLVAEMKETAGSLSMETRKRLATLAYTRTASYDLAISSYLAEQLSDDELEQLEQFNPLGDMMFIDADDDEGEEYDLSNPLPPTLDSILDKVTDLRYGENPHQKAALYTTGNEGGIANAEQLLGKEMSYNNYVDAEAAWNLVQDFDDLAVAIIKHTNPSGVGLGSTNLEAYQRALATDPVSAFGGIVAFNRTVDAEAAEAVVKVFTEVVVAPDFSQGALDVFETKKNLRVLRVHPEMGATGLEVRQITGGMLVQQTDSHRLAEDMLRIVSNRRPTEDEIREMLFAWTVCKHVKSNAIVLAAGGRTIGVGAGQMNRVDSVRIAAMRAERFELPVKGSVLASDAFFPFRDNVDEAAKIGVAAIIQPGGSVKDEESIDAANEHGIVMAFTGIRHFKH